In Verrucomicrobiia bacterium, a single window of DNA contains:
- a CDS encoding helix-turn-helix domain-containing protein produces MKYEDLKKELLQNKATREAYIRSAPARALARQLFKARVTQNLTQKQLADRVGMKQSAIARLERGTHSPSLDTLQRLAEALGLYLEQPRLIPLRWADLVIQEPSAPDYGKIKKLQGSLEVIEGSSSVQTSQQVDLGVDKDGRMFSIQPIWASSSETRTESSN; encoded by the coding sequence ATGAAGTATGAAGATCTTAAGAAGGAGTTGCTTCAAAATAAGGCCACGCGAGAAGCGTACATACGGAGCGCCCCAGCGCGAGCTCTTGCGCGACAACTATTCAAAGCCCGTGTTACACAGAATCTAACCCAGAAACAGCTAGCCGACAGAGTGGGCATGAAGCAATCAGCAATTGCTCGATTGGAGCGCGGCACACATTCCCCCTCACTGGATACATTGCAGCGATTGGCTGAGGCTCTCGGGCTTTATTTGGAGCAACCTCGATTGATTCCTCTTAGGTGGGCAGATCTTGTTATCCAAGAGCCGTCTGCGCCAGATTACGGGAAGATCAAAAAACTCCAAGGGTCATTAGAGGTTATAGAGGGTAGTTCTTCTGTTCAAACTTCCCAGCAGGTAGATCTGGGTGTAGATAAAGATGGCCGCATGTTCTCTATTCAGCCCATATGGGCGTCATCCTCTGAAACCCGAACAGAATCGTCAAATTAG